In the genome of Quercus robur chromosome 3, dhQueRobu3.1, whole genome shotgun sequence, one region contains:
- the LOC126716945 gene encoding serine/threonine-protein phosphatase 7 long form homolog isoform X1, which produces MPDMDPHGAIQTLCTRQDKHRSSLLLDAHLEGEEVPGVLTCRHRDKGLLEGGVDGLDPRILAYITDAGLDGLLRVPHMDIDHALITALVERWRPETHSFHLSHGEMTITLQDMEVIMGVPVDGLPLVESIPSTGSWRDVCSRLLGRTPPHRELRNNRKNTGVLEGASIKAKWLEDQFRNPLPVDAPEALVQKYARFYILELLGSTLFMDKSGERISIRYLQYFDPISNGKKYSWGSAALSWLYRHLCKASEKTAKQIGGALLLVQLWAWARFPHICPVMRHPHQALPPGPLAVRWKGAKITTEHSMHVLRAYRVSLTSLRPNQIVWEPYRNYLRSLPAYCTAGQRIWRSIVPLIHFWVVEGHHPERVLRQFGMKQGIPDDVDTSIELHKITL; this is translated from the exons ATGCCAGATATGGACCCACATGGAGCTATACAGACTTTGTGCACGAGGCAGGATAAGCATCGTTCAAGTTTGCTTTTGGATGCTCATTTGGAAGGCGAG GAAGTGCCAGGTGTATTGACTTGTCGTCACCGAGACAAAGGTCTGCTTGAAGGAGGGGTAGATGGGTTAGATCCACGAATTCTCGCTTATATCACTGATGCGGGGTTAGATGGGCTGCTTCGGGTCCCACATATGGACATTGACCACGCATTGATCACAGCGTTGGTGGAGAGATGGCGGCCGGAGACGCACTCATTTCACTTGTCCCACGGTGAGATGACCATCACACTACAAGATATGGAGGTTATAATGGGGGTACCTGTAGATGGCTTGCCGTTGGTGGAATCTATACCCTCGACGGGCAGTTGGCGTGACGTCTGCAGTAGATTGCTAGGGCGTACACCGCCACATAGAGAACTTAGAAACAACAGAAAGAACACTGGAGTGCTGGAAGGGGCGAGCATAAAAGCCAAATGGCTTGAGGATCAGTTTCGCAACCCTCTCCCAGTTGACGCCCCCGAGGCGCTTGTGCAGAAGTATGCTCGTTTTTACATATTGGAGTTGTTAGGTAGTACGCTATTTATGGATAAGTCTGGAGAACGGATCTCAATTAGGTATTTGCAATATTTCGATCCAATCAGCAACGGAAAGAAGTATAGTTGGGGTAGTGCAGCACTAAGTTGGCTCTATAGACACCTCTGTAAGGCATCAGAGAAGACAGCCAAGCAGATTGGGGGTGCACTACTATTGGTGCAGTTGTGGGCGTGGGCGAGGTTTCCCCACATATGTCCTGTGATGAGGCATCCACACCAGGCACTACCTCCAGGTCCACTTGCTGTCAG ATGGAAAGGGGCTAAGATAACAACTGAACATTCGATGCACGTCCTACGTGCCTATCGTGTGTCGCTTACTTCACTGCGGCCAAATCAG ATTGTTTGGGAGCCGTACAGAAATTATTTGCGTTCTCTACCCGCATATTGTACGGCAGGCCAACGTATATGGAGGTCTATTGTGCCGCTGATACATTTTTGGGTGGTTGAAGGCCATCATCCCGAACGTGTTCTCCGACAGTTTGGGATGAAGCAAGGCATACCAGATGATGTTGATACTTCAATTGAACTACACAAGATCACCCTCTAG
- the LOC126716945 gene encoding serine/threonine-protein phosphatase 7 long form homolog isoform X2 produces MDPHGAIQTLCTRQDKHRSSLLLDAHLEGEEVPGVLTCRHRDKGLLEGGVDGLDPRILAYITDAGLDGLLRVPHMDIDHALITALVERWRPETHSFHLSHGEMTITLQDMEVIMGVPVDGLPLVESIPSTGSWRDVCSRLLGRTPPHRELRNNRKNTGVLEGASIKAKWLEDQFRNPLPVDAPEALVQKYARFYILELLGSTLFMDKSGERISIRYLQYFDPISNGKKYSWGSAALSWLYRHLCKASEKTAKQIGGALLLVQLWAWARFPHICPVMRHPHQALPPGPLAVRWKGAKITTEHSMHVLRAYRVSLTSLRPNQIVWEPYRNYLRSLPAYCTAGQRIWRSIVPLIHFWVVEGHHPERVLRQFGMKQGIPDDVDTSIELHKITL; encoded by the exons ATGGACCCACATGGAGCTATACAGACTTTGTGCACGAGGCAGGATAAGCATCGTTCAAGTTTGCTTTTGGATGCTCATTTGGAAGGCGAG GAAGTGCCAGGTGTATTGACTTGTCGTCACCGAGACAAAGGTCTGCTTGAAGGAGGGGTAGATGGGTTAGATCCACGAATTCTCGCTTATATCACTGATGCGGGGTTAGATGGGCTGCTTCGGGTCCCACATATGGACATTGACCACGCATTGATCACAGCGTTGGTGGAGAGATGGCGGCCGGAGACGCACTCATTTCACTTGTCCCACGGTGAGATGACCATCACACTACAAGATATGGAGGTTATAATGGGGGTACCTGTAGATGGCTTGCCGTTGGTGGAATCTATACCCTCGACGGGCAGTTGGCGTGACGTCTGCAGTAGATTGCTAGGGCGTACACCGCCACATAGAGAACTTAGAAACAACAGAAAGAACACTGGAGTGCTGGAAGGGGCGAGCATAAAAGCCAAATGGCTTGAGGATCAGTTTCGCAACCCTCTCCCAGTTGACGCCCCCGAGGCGCTTGTGCAGAAGTATGCTCGTTTTTACATATTGGAGTTGTTAGGTAGTACGCTATTTATGGATAAGTCTGGAGAACGGATCTCAATTAGGTATTTGCAATATTTCGATCCAATCAGCAACGGAAAGAAGTATAGTTGGGGTAGTGCAGCACTAAGTTGGCTCTATAGACACCTCTGTAAGGCATCAGAGAAGACAGCCAAGCAGATTGGGGGTGCACTACTATTGGTGCAGTTGTGGGCGTGGGCGAGGTTTCCCCACATATGTCCTGTGATGAGGCATCCACACCAGGCACTACCTCCAGGTCCACTTGCTGTCAG ATGGAAAGGGGCTAAGATAACAACTGAACATTCGATGCACGTCCTACGTGCCTATCGTGTGTCGCTTACTTCACTGCGGCCAAATCAG ATTGTTTGGGAGCCGTACAGAAATTATTTGCGTTCTCTACCCGCATATTGTACGGCAGGCCAACGTATATGGAGGTCTATTGTGCCGCTGATACATTTTTGGGTGGTTGAAGGCCATCATCCCGAACGTGTTCTCCGACAGTTTGGGATGAAGCAAGGCATACCAGATGATGTTGATACTTCAATTGAACTACACAAGATCACCCTCTAG